One genomic window of Gossypium hirsutum isolate 1008001.06 chromosome D11, Gossypium_hirsutum_v2.1, whole genome shotgun sequence includes the following:
- the LOC121223597 gene encoding probable (S)-N-methylcoclaurine 3'-hydroxylase isozyme 2: MTELLRHPDKMTKLIEELNMVVGNQNTMEESYIPQLVYLDAVIKETLRLHPVAPLLLPHVPSETTIIGGYTIPKGCRVFINAWAMQRDLELWDDPLRFQPERFLETDINYRDNNFKYLPFGSGRRMCVGISMAKKMAALLVGSLVHSFEWRLSEETKLNLEDKFGLVLKKTESLVAIPIARLPNLEQYK, from the coding sequence ATGACTGAACTATTACGCCATCCAGATAAAATGACGAAACTCATTGAGGAATTAAATATGGTGGTCGGAAACCAAAACACGATGGAAGAGTCTTATATACCTCAACTTGTATACTTGGATGCTGTCATAAAGGAGACACTTCGTCTTCACCCAGTTGCTCCACTTTTACTGCCTCACGTGCCCAGTGAGACCACCATAATTGGTGGATATACTATCCCTAAAGGTTGTAGGGTTTTCATTAATGCATGGGCCATGCAAAGGGACCTTGAGTTGTGGGATGATCCTCTTCGATTTCAACCTGAGAGATTCTTGGAAACCGACATTAACTATCGAGACAACAATTTCAAGTATCTTCCATTTGGGTCAGGGAGGAGGATGTGTGTTGGGATTTCTATGGCGAAGAAGATGGCAGCGCTGCTCGTAGGCTCTTTGGTCCACTCATTTGAATGGAGATTGTCAGAGGAGACCAAGCTTAATTTAGAAGATAAATTTGGACTTGTTTTGAAGAAAACGGAATCACTTGTTGCTATACCCATTGCACGACTTCCTAATTTGGAGCAATACAAATGA
- the LOC121223005 gene encoding cytochrome P450 76M5-like codes for MSNLHDKLAILACEGWSWDCHALAPLMATGLAIFCCAWWLWRGMKFTKINPPLPPGPLGLPIIGNLPFIQPQLHRYFSDLSRIYGPIIKLRMGRMIVIVINSPSLANEVLKVQDAIFANRDIPAAAVVGTFGGLNIAWRPKSPGYNRLRKLVVCEIMSKQSLDACYVLHRREVRRMVTEIHGKVGSLVNIDEQLSATALRLMTSTLWGDDPSQDLIELRKRLGEFIITFATPNVSDLFPILAPFDLQGIESKAKEQLSWFYGVFESMIKNRRNIGDDGKKKEKISKDFMQQLLELHQRGDDNSSLSLNEVKALLLVNKFNLTL; via the coding sequence ATGTCCAACTTACATGATAAGCTCGCAATTCTTGCCTGCGAAGGCTGGTCATGGGATTGCCATGCCCTCGCTCCTCTTATGGCGACGGGGCTAGCAATTTTCTGCTGTGCATGGTGGTTGTGGCGGGGTATGAAATTCACCAAAATAAACCCACCTCTACCACCTGGTCCGTTAGGCTTGCCTATAATAGGAAACCTTCCTTTCATCCAACCTCAACTGCACCGTTACTTTTCAGACCTGTCTCGAATCTATGGTCCCATCATAAAACTTCGGATGGGGAGAATGATTGTAATAGTCATAAACTCGCCTTCACTTGCCAATGAGGTCCTCAAAGTCCAGGATGCTATCTTTGCTAACCGTGATATTCCAGCAGCCGCCGTGGTCGGCACCTTTGGTGGACTCAACATCGCATGGAGACCCAAGAGCCCTGGATACAACCGTTTGCGTAAGCTTGTTGTTTGTGAAATCATGAGTAAACAAAGCTTGGATGCTTGCTACGTGCTTCATCGACGTGAGGTTCGACGAATGGTGACGGAAATTCATGGAAAAGTTGGTTCATTAGTTAATATTGATGAACAATTATCAGCAACCGCTCTACGATTGATGACGAGCACGCTATGGGGTGATGATCCATCACAAGATTTGATTGAGTTGAGGAAACGATTGGGTGAATTTATAATAACATTTGCAACACCGAATGTTTCTGATCTTTTCCCAATTCTCGCCCCATTTGATTTACAAGGAATTGAATCCAAAGCGAAGGAGCAATTGTCGTGGTTTTATGGGGTTTTTGAATCAATGATAAAGAACCGAAGAAACATTGGAgatgatggaaaaaaaaaggaaaaaattagcAAGGATTTTATGCAACAATTGTTGGAGCTGCACCAGCGAGGAGATGATAATAGCTCTTTATCCCTTAATGAAGTGAAGGCTTTGCTTCTGgtaaataaatttaacttaacATTGTAA
- the LOC107902534 gene encoding costunolide synthase — MTNLCNKHTILACEGWSWGCHAPEFAPLTAAALVIFCCAWWCWGMKFTKINPHLPPGLLGLPIIGNLPFIKPELHRYFSDLSRIYGPIFKRRMESVFAIVINSPSLANEVLKVQDAIFANHDVPAAAVVGTFGGLNILWTPNGPRYNRPRKLVICEIMSKQSLDACYVLHRREVRRMVKEIYGKVGSSVNIYQQLSVTVLRVMMCTLWGDAS, encoded by the coding sequence ATGACCAACTTATGCAACAAGCACACAATTCTTGCTTGCGAAGGCTGGTCATGGGGCTGCCATGCCCCTGAATTTGCTCCTCTTACGGCGGCGGCACTAGTAATTTTCTGCTGTGCATGGTGGTGCTGGGGTATGAAATTCACCAAAATAAACCCACATCTACCACCTGGTCTTTTAGGCTTGCCTATAATAGGAAACCTTCCCTTCATTAAACCCGAATTGCACCGTTACTTTTCAGACCTGTCTCGGATCTATGGTCCCATCTTCAAACGTCGGATGGAGAGCGTGTTTGCAATAGTCATAAACTCGCCTTCACTTGCCAACGAGGTCCTCAAAGTTCAGGATGCCATCTTTGCTAACCATGACGTTCCAGCAGCCGCTGTGGTCGGCACATTTGGTGGACTCAACATCTTATGGACACCCAACGGTCCTAGATACAACCGGCCGCGTAAGCTTGTTATTTGCGAAATCATGAGTAAACAAAGCTTGGATGCTTGCTACGTGCTTCATCGACGGGAGGTTCGACGAATGGTGAAGGAGATTTACGGAAAAGTTGGTTCCTCAGTTAACATATATCAACAATTATCAGTAACCGTTCTACGAGTGATGATGTGCACGCTATGGGGTGATGCATCGTAA
- the LOC107904637 gene encoding cytochrome P450 76T24: MSNLYNNLAVLACEGWSWGCIHAHGFAPFMAAALAIFCCAWWWWVMKIPKINPPLPPGPLGLPIIGNLPFIQPELHRYFLDLSRIYGPIFKLRLGRMIVIGINSPSLANEVLKDQDAIFANRDSPAAAVAGTFGGLDIAWRSNGPDYNRLRKLVMREIMSKQGLDACYMLRRREVRRMVKEIHEKVGSIVNIDEQLSATALRVMMSTLWGDDPSNLIGEERQSKDLFELRKQLDEFVRTFAAPNLSDLFPVLAPFDIQGIESKAKNLLSWFYGVFESVINNRINIGDDGKEKEKVSKDFMQQLLDLHQRGNDKSSLSITEVKALLLDMMVGGTDTIPTTAEWAMTELLRHPDKMAKLVAELDMVVGNQTVVEECHIPKLIYLDAVIKETLRLHPVVPLLLPHVPSETSIIGGYTIPKDCRVFINAWAMQRDPKLWDDPLRFQPERFLESDMSYRGNNFRYFPFGSGRRICVGVSMAEKMVALLVGSLVHSFQWGLLEGTKPGLEDKFGIVLKKAESLVAIPIARLPNLEQYQ; encoded by the exons ATGTCTAACTTATACAATAACCTAGCAGTTCTTGCTTGCGAAGGCTGGTCATGGGGTTGCATCCATGCCCATGGATTTGCTCCTTTTATGGCGGCGGCGCTAGCAATTTTCTGCTGTGCATGGTGGTGGTGGGTTAtgaaaattccaaaaataaaCCCACCTCTACCACCTGGTCCTCTAGGCTTGCCTATAATAGGAAATCTTCCCTTCATCCAACCCGAATTGCACCGTTACTTTTTAGACCTGTCTCGAATCTATGGTCCCATCTTCAAACTTCGCTTGGGGAGAATGATTGTAATAGGCATAAACTCACCTTCACTTGCCAACGAGGTCCTTAAAGACCAGGATGCCATCTTCGCTAACCGTGATAGTCCAGCAGCCGCCGTAGCCGGCACTTTTGGTGGTCTCGACATTGCATGGAGATCCAATGGCCCCGACTACAACCGACTGCGTAAGCTTGTTATGCGTGAAATCATGAGCAAACAAGGCTTGGATGCTTGCTACATGCTTCGTAGACGTGAGGTACGACGAATGGTGAAGGAGATTCACGAAAAAGTCGGTTCCATAGTTAACATTGATGAACAATTATCAGCAACTGCTCTACGAGTGATGATGAGTACGCTATGGGGTGATGATCCATCAAACTTGATTGGAGAGGAACGACAAAGCAAGGATTTGTTTGAGTTGAGGAAACAGTTGGATGAGTTTGTAAGAACATTTGCTGCACCGAATCTTTCTGATCTTTTCCCAGTTCTTGCCCCATTTGATATACAAGGAATTGAATCCAAAGCAAAGAATCTTTTGTCGTGGTTTTATGGGGTTTTTGAATCAGTGATAAATAACAGAATAAACATTGGAGATgatggaaaagaaaaggaaaaagttaGCAAGGATTTTATGCAGCAACTGTTAGACCTACATCAGCGAGGAAATGATAAAAGCTCTTTATCCATCACCGAAGTGAAAGCTTTGCTTCTG GATATGATGGTCGGAGGTACGGATACAATACCAACTACTGCAGAATGGGCAATGACCGAATTGTTACGTCATCCAGATAAAATGGCAAAACTCGTTGCGGAATTAGATATGGTGGTTGGAAACCAGACTGTGGTGGAAGAATGTCATATACCTAAACTGATCTATTTGGATGCTGTCATAAAGGAAACACTTCGTCTTCACCCGGTTGTTCCATTGCTATTGCCTCACGTGCCCAGTGAAACCTCCATTATTGGTGGATATACTATCCCTAAAGATTGCAGGGTTTTCATTAATGCATGGGCCATGCAAAGGGATCCTAAGTTGTGGGACGATCCTCTTCGGTTTCAGCCTGAGAGATTCTTGGAATCCGACATGAGCTATCGAGGCAACAATTTCAGGTATTTTCCATTTGGGTCAGGAAGAAGGATTTGTGTTGGGGTTTCAATGGCGGAGAAAATGGTGGCGCTGCTCGTGGGCTCTTTGGTGCACTCATTTCAATGGGGATTATTGGAGGGGACCAAGCCTGGTTTAGAAGACAAATTTGGGATTGTTTTGAAGAAAGCAGAATCCCTTGTTGCCATACCCATTGCACGACTTCCTAATTTAGAGCAATACCAATGA